In Corylus avellana chromosome ca2, CavTom2PMs-1.0, the following proteins share a genomic window:
- the LOC132169694 gene encoding uncharacterized protein LOC132169694, which translates to MAIAEEVEKLLKARFIEEVYYPDWLANVVLVKKCSGKWRICVDFTDLNKACPKDSFPLPRIDVLVDSTAGCSLLSFMDAFSGYNQIYMHPEDQEKAAFITDRGLYCYMVMPFGLKNAGATYQRLVNKMFRDQIGSNMEVYVDDMLVKSMLPEGHIEDLQETFGTLKKYGMKLNPAKCAFGVASKCEEAFEQLTSTPLLSRTVPGEALYLYLAVSPTAETTPVFLSSHYQSLDRVPIEENAQKKDETWVVYVDGSSTRKNGGAGVVLITPDGEELCSSLRLEFKTTNNEAEYEAVLAGLGLAREMGANFVELRSDSQVIVGHIRGEFEAKRDKMKQYLSKEEGDYVLREIHEGICGSHSGARVLAHKAVRAGFYWPNMNRDSVQTVRNCDKCQRFANIAKQPPEDLSSISSPWPFSQWRVDIVGPLPRGKGGVCFTVVAVDYFTKWAEVEALVNITAKSIERFLWKNVVCHYGIPHAFVTDNGKQFDCESFREWCAKLHIRNYYSSPAHPQANGQVEVTNKTIFKMLKKKLGDQKGNWADDLPEVLWAYRTTKRIPTEESPYALAFGTEAVIPAEIGSGSYRVESFYSETNNEGLKLHLDLLQEK; encoded by the exons ATGGCTATCGCCGAGGAAGTGGAGAAATTACTTAAAGCTCGATTTATAGAGGAGGTTTATTATCCCGACTGGTTGGCTAATGTGGTGCTGGTCAAAAAATGCAGTGGGAAGTGGAGAATTTGTGTGGACTTCACAGACCTTAATAAGGCGTGCCCGAAGGACAGCTTTCCTCTACCACGCATTGATGTACTGGTGGACTCGACAGCGGGATGCAGCCTGTTGAGCTTTATGGACGCTTTTTCTGGTTACAACCAGATTTATATGCATCCAGAAGACCAAGAAAAGGCTGCATTCATCACTGACCGAGGCTTGTATTGCTATATGGTTATGCCTTTCGGTCTCAAGAACGCTGGAGCGACGTATCAAAGACTGGTCAATAAGATGTTCCGAGACCAAATCGGCAGTAATATGGAggtatatgttgatgacatgttgGTCAAAAGCATGCTACCAGAAGGTCATATAGAAGACTTGCAGGAGACTTTTGGAACTTTAAAGAAATatgggatgaagttgaatcccgCAAAGTGTGCGTTTGGAGTGGCCTCGA AGTGTGAAGAAGCCTTTGAACAGCTGACCAGCACACCTCTGTTAAGCAGAACCGTTCCTGGGGAAGCTTTGTATTTATACTTGGCTGTTTCCCCGACAGCT GAAACTACGCCTGTATTTCTAAGCTCACACTATCAGAGTCTTGACCGCGTACCCATTGAAGAAAATGCTCAGAAA AAAGATGAAACATGGGTAGTCTACGTAGACGGATCATCTACAAGGAAGAATGGTGGAGCTGGAGTGGTATTAATCACCCCAGATGGAGAAGAATTATGTAGTTCCCTAAGGTTGGAGTTCAAGACCACCAATAACGAAGCTGAGTATGAGGCAGTTCTAGCTGGACTCGGTCTAGCTCGAGAGATGGGAGCCAATTTTGTTGAGCTACGGAGTGACTCGCAGGTGATTGTTGGACACATCCGGGGAGAGTTTGAAGCCAAAAGAGACAAGATGAAGCAATATCTGTCAAAG GAAGAGGGAGATTATGTCCTCCGCGAGATCCATGAAGGAATCTGCGGCAGTCACTCGGGAGCGAGAGTATTGGCACATAAAGCAGTCAGAGCCGGTTTCTACTGGCCGAATATGAATCGGGACTCGGTACAAACGGTAAGAAATTGTGACAAATGCCAACGCTTCGCAAACATCGCAAAGCAACCCCCAGAAGACTTAAGCTCAATCTCCTCGCCATGGCCCTTTTCACAATGGAgggtagatatagtaggaccaCTACCTCGTGGAAAAGGGGGTGTGTGTTTCACGGTTGTGGCAGTGGATTATTTCACAAAATGGGCAGAAGTAGAAGCTCTAGTGAACATTACGGCCAAGAGCATCGAAAGGTTCTTGTGGAAGAATGTTGTTTGCCATTATGGTATTCCTCATGCCTTTGTAACTGATAACGGAAAGCAGTTTGACTGTGAATCATTCCGAGAATGGTGTGCAAAGCTCCATATTAGAAACTACTACTCGTCTCCAGCCCATCCTCAGGCAAATGGACAAGTAGAAGTGactaacaaaacaattttcaaaatgttgaagaaaaaacttgGAGATCAGAAGGGGAATTGGGCAGATGATCTCCCAGAAGTTTTATGGGCATATCGAACAACCAAGAGAATACCCACAGAGGAGTCTCCATACGCTTTGGCTTTTGGAACCGAGGCAGTCATCCCAGCCGAGATAGGCTCGGGAAGTTACCGAGTCGAATCCTTTTATTCCGAAACTAACAATGAAGGGCTCAAACTACACTTGGACCTATTACAAGAGAAGTGA
- the LOC132169693 gene encoding uncharacterized protein LOC132169693 has protein sequence MLRFNQEKLMIENPPEQIVLDALMHGVRVEGPLMAELSKSTKLVTLGQFIKKADEYINQEETVKALMKNQKEELEAKGSKEKVAPASAIKKEEKNVKRSEKVAPSYPRMDPRKLQSAKFTPLNTSMTEVFMEIRRDPAFKWPSKLKGDPKRCDPQKYCEYHRDHGHLTEECITLRQEIENHIINGRLVKFLAGERNQRRNEEPLLLEGDREAPRNREARPREDLYAEPMQDQQVKPRRDREFHQPRHQDVVREIHTISGGLAGGGISSSSRKAYVRRRKADNEVLSVGRPLKIARRAGMAISFSEEDERGVIFPHDDALVVTLMVANHKIHRVLVDNGSSADILYWPVFKQMGVERNRIQPFDSPLVGFAGEQVQPMRLISLPITVGTAPRQSTTMVDFLVIDWPSAYNAIIGRPSLNKLKAVTSTYHLMMKFPIEEGVGVVKGD, from the coding sequence ATGCTCAGATTTAACCAGGAGAAGTTGATGATTGAAAATCCTCCTGAGCAAATAGTACTTGATGCTTTGATGCATGGAGTAAGGGTTGAAGGGCCTTTGATGGCCGAGCTGTCAAAAAGTACCAAGTTAGTGACTCTCGGTCAGTTCATAAAAAAGGCTGATGAGTACATTAATCAAGAAGAAACCGTCAAGGCTCTCATGAAGAACCAGAAGGAAGAGCTCGAGGCCAAGGGCAGTAAGGAGAAGGTAGCACCGGCAAGTGCTATAAAGAAGGAGGAGAAGAATGTAAAAAGGTCGGAGAAGGTGGCCCCATCATATCCTAGAATGGACCCTCGGAAATTGCAGAGCGCGAAGTTCACTCCACTGAATACTAGCATGACTGAAGTATTCATGGAGATAAGGAGGGATCCTGCCTTCAAATGGCCAAGCAAGCTGAAAGGCGATCCTAAGAGATGTGATCCTCAGAAGTATTGCGAGTATCATCGCGATCATGGTCATTTAACCGAGGAATGCATAACGTTGAGGCAAGAGATAGAGAATCATATCATAAACGGAAGGTTGGTGAAATTCCTAGCGGGTGAGAGGAATCAACGAAGAAATGAAGAGCCTCTATTACTGGAAGGAGACCGAGAAGCTCCCAGAAACCGAGAGGCAAGGCCGAGAGAAGATCTGTATGCTGAACCGATGCAGGATCAGCAAGTGAAACCAAGGCGAGACAGAGAATTCCATCAGCCTCGCCATCAAGATGTAGTGAGGGAGATTCACACCATCTCGGGAGGACTAGCTGGAGGAGGAATTTCTAGCTCATCTAGGAAAGCTTACGTGAGGAGAAGGAAAGCTGATAACGAAGTACTGTCGGTTGGAAGACCTCTAAAAATAGCAAGGAGAGCGGGGATGGCTATATCCTTTTCTGAAGAAGATGAAAGGGGGGTAATATTTCCTCATGATGATGCATTAGTCGTCACGCTAATGGTGGCCAACCATAAAATCCACCGAGTCTTGGTGGACAATGGTAGTTCAGCCGACATTTTATATTGGCCGGTCTTCAAGCAAATGGGTGTCGAACGGAACAGGATCCAACCGTTTGATTCACCACTGGTAGGGTTTGCAGGAGAACAAGTTCAGCCAATGAGACTCATCTCCCTACCAATTACAGTAGGAACGGCTCCAAGGCAGTCCACAACTATGGTCGATTTCTTGGTGATCGATTGGCCGTCTGCATACAATGCAATCATTGGTCGACCATCCCTTAATAAGTTGAAGGCTGTAACTTCCACTTACCATTTAATGATGAAGTTTCCTATTGAGGAGGGAGTAGGAGTGGTAAAAGGAGATTAA
- the LOC132171257 gene encoding germin-like protein subfamily 1 member 13, which translates to MMKGVHFLAIVALLSLASSLVSAFDPSPLQDICVAIDDPKSAVFVNGKFCKDLKDTKADDFYFSGLQIPGNTDNRVGSNVTTVNVDQIPGLNTLGISLVRIDYAPYGQNPPHTHPRATEILVVIEGTLLVGFVTSNPENRLFTKVLKKGDVFVFPIGLIHFQFNAGKTNAVAFAGLSSQNAGVITIANAVFGSNPPINPDVLTKAFQLDKNVIEYLQKQF; encoded by the exons ATGATGAAAGGAGTCCATTTCCTTGCAATTGTGGCTCTCTTGTCCCTTGCATCCTCCCTTGTCTCCGCCTTCGATCCCAGCCCTCTTCAGGACATTTGTGTTGCAATTGATGACCCCAAGTCTGCtg TGTTCGTGAATGGGAAATTCTGCAAGGATTTGAAGGATACCAAGGCAGATGATTTCTACTTCTCTGGGCTCCAAATTCCTGGAAATACAGACAATCGAGTTGGGTCAAATGTCACTACTGTGAATGTGGATCAAATCCCAGGCCTCAACACTCTAGGCATATCTTTGGTTCGCATTGACTATGCACCATATGGCCAAAATCCTCCCCACACTCACCCCCGTGCCACTGAGATTCTAGTAGTTATAGAAGGTACTCTGTTAGTTGGTTTTGTCACATCCAACCCAGAGAATCGTCTTTTCACCAAAGTTCTAAAGAAGGGAGATGTCTTTGTGTTCCCAATTGGTCTCATTCACTTCCAGTTCAATGCTGGAAAGACTAATGCTGTAGCCTTTGCTGGTTTGAGCAGCCAAAATGCAGGTGTCATCACGATCGCAAATGCAGTTTTTGGGTCCAATCCTCCGATCAACCCTGATGTTCTCACCAAGGCCTTCCAACTTGACAAGAATGTTATTGAATATCTTCAAAAGCAATTCTGA